From Polynucleobacter sp. MWH-Braz-FAM2G, a single genomic window includes:
- the thiS gene encoding sulfur carrier protein ThiS, whose product MRVIVNQVEYELPSKSMISDALALIDAKPPYAVAVNLNFVPKTKHAEFVLNENDQIEIIAPVTGG is encoded by the coding sequence ATGCGCGTAATCGTTAATCAAGTGGAGTATGAGTTACCCAGCAAAAGCATGATTAGTGATGCACTTGCGCTAATTGATGCCAAGCCACCTTATGCAGTTGCAGTCAATCTCAACTTTGTACCTAAGACAAAACATGCCGAGTTTGTCCTGAATGAGAATGATCAGATTGAAATTATTGCTCCCGTTACTGGCGGTTGA